One genomic segment of Hordeum vulgare subsp. vulgare chromosome 2H, MorexV3_pseudomolecules_assembly, whole genome shotgun sequence includes these proteins:
- the LOC123424977 gene encoding BTB/POZ and MATH domain-containing protein 1-like, producing MGVGRTSRGGPSSSAAAAGRPYFPPISAPPAAPSPSPSPPVETASTSVTKTVNGSHHFKIAGYSLAKGIGVGKYIASESFTVGGFEWAIYFYPDGKSAEDGAAYVSLFIALASEGTDVRALFELTLVDQSGKGQDKVHTHFGRSLEGGPYTLKYRGSMWGYKRFFKRSGLETSDYLKDDCLLVNCTVGVVQSHTEGPKIYRIPVPQSDMSQHIGHLLTSGKRTDIIFEVDEEMFPAHKVILAARSPVFRAQLFGPMKDKNMKCIKIEDMEAPVFKALLHFMYWDELPNIEELTGLNTTWVSTLMAQHLLAAADRYALERLKLLSELKLCEDVAINTVANTLALAEQHHCHQLKTVCLKFVASPENLKAVMQTEGFDYLQQSCPSLLTELLEYVAKVGDHAVPPCLYSNEVLDGGDANGRRVKPRL from the exons ATGGGCGTCGGCCGCACGAGCCGCGGCGggccctcctcctccgcggccgcCGCGGGCAGGCCCTACTTCCCGCCGATCTCCGCGCCGCCGGCCGCGCCCTCCCCCTCCCCGTCCCCGCCCGTCGAGACGGCCTCCACCTCCGTCACCAAGACCGTCAACGGCTCGCACCACTTCAAGATCGCCGGCTACTCGCTCGCCAAGGGGATCGGGGTCGGCAAGTACATCGCCTCCGAGTCCTTCACCGTCGGCGGCTTCGAGTGGGCCATCTACTTCTACCCCGACGGCAAGAGCGCCGAGGACGGCGCCGCATACGTCTCGCTCTTCATCGCGCTCGCCAGCGAGGGCACCGACGTGCGCGCGCTCTTCGAGCTCACCCTCGTCGACCAGAGCGGCAAGGGACAGGACAAGGTGCACACCCACTTTGGCCGCTCGCTCGAGGGCGGGCCCTACACCCTCAAGTACCGGGGCAGCATGTG GGGTTACAAACGTTTCTTCAAACGCTCTGGCCTGGAAACATCAGATTATCTTAAAGATGATTGCCTTCTGGTAAACTGCACCGTTGGTGTTGTTCAGTCGCATACTGAAGGCCCAAAGATATACAGGATACCAGTGCCACAATCTGACATGTCTCAGCATATTGGGCATTTGTTGACCAGTGGGAAGAGAACCGACATAATATTTGAAGTTGATGAAGAGATGTTTCCTGCTCACAAGGTGATTCTTGCAGCCCGATCACCAGTTTTTAGGGCACAACTCTTTGGTCCCATGAAGGATAAAAACATGAAGTGCATAAAGATTGAAGACATGGAGGCTCCAGTATTCAAG GCCTTGCTCCATTTTATGTACTGGGATGAATTGCCCAATATAGAAGAGCTTACTGGTCTAAATACGACTTGGGTTTCCACTTTGATGGCTCAGCATTTGCTTGCAGCTGCTGACCGGTATGCATTGGAGAGACTAAAGCTGCTTTCTGAACTCAAGCTATGTGAAGACGTTGCGATAAACACAGTTGCAAATACTTTGGCGCTGGCTGAACAGCACCATTGCCACCAGCTAAAAACTGTTTGCTTGAAATTTGTGGCCTCGCCGGAGAATTTGAAAG CTGTCATGCAAACCGAAGGATTCGATTATTTGCAGCAAAGCTGCCCTTCACTCCTGACCGAGCTTCTGGAGTATGTTGCGAAGGTAGGAGACCACGCTGTGCCCCCCTGCTTATATTCAAACGAAGTCCTGGATGGTGGCGATGCAAATGGAAGACGTGTGAAACCAAGGCTTTAA
- the LOC123424976 gene encoding rhomboid-like protein 19, which produces MMSSASPPAPSLPSGGGSFFRGYTKLCKGLAVILLLVHLLVQLFPSAINYLALIPARTIPFAWNLITAGYVEQTIPGVIISIIGLLLFGKLLEPLWGTKELSKFVFVVNFSTSMCVFITAIAVYYVTQQESYLYTPLSGFYGVLSGLLVGIKQLMPDQELNLFVLKIKGKWIPSLIALISVVVSFFMKDLVSYLPVILFGIYMSWIYLRYFQKRLETGLKGDPSEEFSFSSFFPAFLRPVLDPIASIFHRLLCGRSDRADRGQTLETSSLPGSDSTEANRRRERGQRALEQRLAEKLAAVKSTESTSLDASDKV; this is translated from the exons ATGATGAGCAGCGCCTCCCCTCCGGCGCCGTCGCTCCCCTCCGGG GGTGGAAGCTTCTTCAGAGGGTACACGAAGCTCTGCAAGGGCCTCGCCGTCATACTGCTTCTCGTGCACCTCTTGGTCCAGCTGTTCCCGTCAGCCATCAACTATCTCGCACTTATCCCAGCAAG GACAATCCCTTTCGCCTGGAACCTGATAACTGCTGGCTATGTCGAGCAAACAATTCCAGGG GTGATTATCAGCATAATTGGTCTTCTTTTATTCGGGAAATTATTAGAGCCTTTATGGGGCACAAAGGAGTTATCAAAGTTCGTTTTTGTTGTCAACTTCTCAACTTCAATGTGTGTCTTCATAACTGCTATTGCTGTGTACTATGTAACACAACAAGAGAGCTACCT CTACACTCCTCTTTCTGGTTTTTATGGCGTTCTCTCAGGATTGCTGGTGGGCATCAAGCAACTTATGCCAGATCAGGAGCTTAATCTTTTCGTGCTGAAGATTAAGGGAAAG tggatcccatCACTTATTGCACTGATCTCCGTTGTTGTAAGCTTCTTCATGAAGGACTTGGTATCTTACCTCCCAGTTATATTGTTTGGCATTTACATGAGTTGGATTTACCTGCGTTACTTCCAAAAGAGGCTAGAGACGGGCCTGAAAGGTGATCCAAGCGAGGAGTTCTCTTTCTCAAGTTTCTTCCCTGCATTTCTGAG ACCAGTTTTGGATCCGATAGCCTCAATATTCCATAGGCTTCTTTGTGGGAGATCTGATAGGGCAGACAGGGGTCAGACACTGGAAACCTCATCATTGCCTGGTTCAGATTCTACTGAGGCAAACAGGAGGAG GGAAAGGGGTCAAAGGGCACTGGAGCAAAGATTGGCTGAGAAGCTGGCCGCCGTCAAGAGTACAGAGAGCACATCTCTCGACGCATCTGACAAAGTTTGA
- the LOC123424975 gene encoding protein HUA2-LIKE 3-like has protein sequence MAPTRKKRTSSAAAAAAAAAQWKVGDLVLAKLKGYPAWPAMISEPQKWGLPPTKKKLLVYFYGTKEIAFCNYADLEAFTEEKKKSLLLKRHGKGADFVRAVKEIVEVFDSMKNEDNNMSGLAPANNSSSLDTGGPEEGSDLANDNKLEGNPASSMDHSMASTPGSNVAALESEHCVVNSAPDEPASSFSKKRRNNALQLGSCSHRDLTSPRRPRSSLGADHRTRDSCGSNGVNLLPVDMTTNHRQEGSSRHKCIGDDKPKSDFLPATKDVMLFNSSRGTLSQHGASLNGNYENNSSNAGNIESTPNVEVCQTVMGKEDNLDGTQDLSTSTTVTFKRKRSPGTNDVNNSISSVVPNMDEELQPNSSGNLPDSPNSANEVNKSDGDDHLPLVKRARVRMGRPQLEDSLVDELDISGNKIELAIPVVECYKHDLSSVAVKDHPADEVPSGIDPSPKIDPLLASGNEHPAEEVPSGINPSPKVDPSLALENDHSAEEVLPGMNPSPNVDPLLASGDDHLAEEVLPGIDPSPKVDLSASGEVQTACKDKEYQSKVLSLDGEAALPPSKRLHRALEAMSANAAETTSNPPEVNKSKECILMPCTTSKGSPPFNNSPDAFVKSPRSATIKGPKICSTVLSLDTPTGVKYMSQAFNSLSSISLELTNGGNHDLPKDIVHTNADDDICGNSPTCSLESKEPAFVSKLDQLPVGKVSINELLDPIGNSGRDFSKYIDGSAYPLSQAKTAVSDANQDSNSEPQNKTVLAEPTVSVGDRTSASSLVTKVTCSQYVAGAQKFEAHSLATALREPDHKINMKDIGLSPDPMHMKGLIAAAHAQKFSQPTSFIDSFLDSNVISEPSVNIPSVKEGSGGRCSPSHNIIRSASDRIHTLQTSGKILSDNIQQKSLNKPAGHDEGRSARRAFENFLGTLTRTKESIARATRLALDCAKHGIAGEVMDVIIERLEKESNLYKRVDLFFLVDSIIQCCRNQKGGVGDAYPSLIQAVLPRILYASAPPGNSAWENRRQCLKVLKLWLERKTLSEYIIRHHIKELEALNEASFGTSRRRSGTERALNDPLRDNEGMLVDEYGSNTGFHLPNMICVKLLDEEGSSSEDRSFEAVTPEHESTGAEQGEASQLDGAKHRLVFEEVNGDLEMEDVAPSSEAEASSARRPDLTVARHTITNQNVDSVPPLPDDKPPTPPPLPSSPPPLPRPNCPVIQGSQVQGALSAAPDRVKPDTLRNVQDQHSHPIANNRGNMDPCVVPFQPPPPYTSGCAGHPNQMHPPPPLPPPPPPPPVAPFHPPGPHGNFSGPPVPHHGNNYHHPPPPPPPPPPPNNAYHLQPPPPHPPGPNQFPYMPPEHQQRTQQPWNCNPPYPEGYQYNGHDRGHPPYDRRHHFDDRWHHFDDRGRRFDDGGHHFDAGGHHFDDGAYHYDDRGHHFNDRGQMHHESMDRGRFPPHFGPDPPYPDNFEASSSHHGRPSDGPPGPCADWSMPPRRSKYPPGTRHSMEPPMSHDGGWRRHGRHNNDRFHR, from the exons ATGGCGCCGACCCGGAAGAAGCGCACCTCCtccgcggccgccgccgccgccgccgcggcccaGTGGAAGGTCGGCGACCTCGTGCTCGCCAAGCTCAAGGGCTACCCGGCGTGGCCGGCCATG ATTAGCGAGCCGCAGAAATGGGGGCTTCCTCCAACTAAAAAGAAGTTGCTGGTCTACTTTTATGGAACTAAAGAGAT TGCTTTCTGCAATTATGCTGATCTTGAGGCGTTCACTGAAGAGAAAAAGAAATCTCTACTTCTTAAACGACATGGGAAAGGAGCGGATTTTGTCCGAGCAGTTAAGGAAATAGTAGAAGTCTTTGATTCTATGAAGAACGAGGACAATAATATGAGTGGTTTGGCCCCtgccaacaatagcagcagtttgGACACTGGAGGTCCTGAAGAAGGTTCTGATTTGGCCAATGACAACAAGCTCGAGGGTAATCCTGCCTCTTCCATGGATCACAGCATGGCCAGTACCCCTGGGTCTAATGTTGCTGCATTGGAGAGCGAACACTGTGTTGTGAACTCTGCGCCTGATGAGCCTGCTAGTTCATtttcaaagaagaggagaaataatgcTCTGCAACTAGGTTCATGCAGTCACCGTGATCTTACTTCCCCACGGAGGCCAAGAAGTTCATTAGGTGCTGATCATAGGACTCGAGATTCTTGTGGGTCGAATGGTGTCAATCTGCTTCCTGTTGATATGACTACTAATCATAGGCAGGAAGGTTCTTCTCGTCATAAATGTATAGGTGATGACAAACCTAAATCGGATTTCCTTCCAGCTACGAAGGATGTTATGCTGTTCAATTCTAGTCGAGGCACCTTAAGTCAACACGGAGCTTCTCTGAATGGTAATTATGAGAACAATTCGAGTAATGCTGGAAATATAGAAAGTACTCCTAATGTTGAAGTATGCCAAACTGTCATGGGTAAAGAAGATAATCTGGATGGGACACAAGATCTTTCCACGAGCACAACAGTTACTTTTAAAAGAAAGCGAAGCCCGGGCACAAATGATGTTAATAATTCTATCAGCAGTGTGGTACCAAATATGGATGAAGAATTGCAGCCTAATTCAAGTGGAAACCTACCAGATTCTCCAAATTCAGCGAATGAAGTCAATAAGTCAGATGGAGATGACCACTTGCCATTAGTGAAAAGGGCACGAGTTCGAATGGGAAGACCCCAACTGGAGGACTCCTTGGTTGATGAGCTTGATATTTCTGGTAACAAAATTGAGTTGGCTATACCTGTTGTTGAATGTTATAAACATGACCTGTCTTCAGTAGCGGTAAAGGATCATCCAGCTGACGAGGTACCCTCTGGCATAGATCCTTCACCCAAAATAGACCCATTGCTGGCATCGGGAAATGAACATCCAGCTGAGGAGGTACCCTCTGGCATAAATCCTTCACCCAAAGTTGACCCATCACTGGCTTTGGAAAATGATCATTCAGCTGAGGAGGTGCTTCCTGGCATGAATCCTTCACCCAATGTAGACCCATTGCTGGCATCGGGAGATGATCATTTAGCTGAGGAGGTGCTTCCTGGCATAGATCCTTCACCCAAAGTAGACCTGTCTGCATCAGGAGAAGTTCAGACTGCTTGCAAGGACAAAGAGTATCAATCAAAGGTTTTGTCGTTAGATGGAGAAGCTGCTTTACCTCCATCTAAACGTCTCCACCGTGCCTTAGAGGCTATGTCTGCTAATGCAGCTGAAACTACTAGTAATCCACCTGAAGTGAATAAGTCAAAGGAGTGTATCCTGATGCCTTGCACAACGTCGAAAGGAAGCCCTCCTTTTAATAACTCTCCAGATGCATTTGTCAAAAGTCCAAGATCTGCAACAATTAAAGGTCCAAAAATTTGTTCAACTGTACTTTCCTTAGATACCCCAACTGGCGTAAAGTATATGTCGCAAGCATTCAACTCCCTGTCTTCTATTTCATTGGAATTGACAAATGGTGGCAATCATGATCTTCCAAAAGACATAGTTCATACCAATGCTGATGATGATATCTGTGGAAATTCTCCAACCTGTTCCTTGGAGTCGAAAGAGCCTGCATTTGTATCTAAGCTTGATCAGTTGCCTGTGGGGAAAGTAAGTATAAATGAGCTCCTGGATCCAATTGGTAACTCTGGTCGAGATTTTAGCAAATATATTGATGGATCTGCTTATCCACTTAGCCAAGCAAAGACTGCTGTATCAGATGCTAATCAAGATTCAAATTCCGAGCCACAGAATAAGACAGTTTTGGCTGAACCAACAGTCAGTGTGGGTGACAGGACAAGTGCCTCTTCGTTGGTTACTAAAGTTACGTGCAGCCAGTATGTTGCAGGCGCCCAAAAATTTGAAGC GCATTCTTTAGCAACGGCACTGAGAGAACCCGACCACAAAATTAACATGAAGGATATTGGTTTATCTCCAGACCCAATGCATATGAAAGGGCTTATTGCTGCTGCACATGCTCAGAAATTCTCTCAACCAACTTCTTTCATAGACAGTTTTTTAGATTCCAATGTTATTTCTGAACCTTCGGTGAATATACCTTCAGTTAAGGAAGGATCAGGTGGCCGGTGTTCACCTTCACATAATATAATAAGGTCTGCATCAGATAGGATTCATACTCTACAGACTAGTGGTAAGATTCTTTCTGATAACATACAACAGAAGAGCTTGAACAAACCAGCAGGTCATGATGAAGGCAGGTCAGCACGGAGGGCCTTTGAAAATTTCCTAGGTACATTAACAAGAACGAAAGAATCTATAGCCCGTGCAACACGTCTTGCTCTGGATTGTGCTAAGCATGGCATTGCTGGGGAG GTAATGGATGTCATCATCGAACGCCTGGAAAAAGAGTCGAATCTGTATAAAAGGGTGGACCTGTTCTTCCTTGTTGATTCAATAATCCAGTGCTGTCGCAATCAGAAAG gtggagttggcGATGCCTATCCTTCTCTTATCCAAGCAGTCCTTCCACGAATACTATATGCTTCTGCACCCCCTGGAAATTCTGCATGGGAGAATCGAAGACAATGTCTTAAG GTTTTGAAACTCTGGCTTGAGAGGAAAACCCTTTCAGAATACATCATTCGCCATCATATTAAGGAGCTTGAAGCTCTTAATGAAGCATCATTTGGGACCTCTCGTCGACGTTCGGGGACAGAGAGAGCTCTGAACGACCCCTTACGGGATAACGAAGGAATGCTTGTAGATGAGTATGGAAG CAATACTGGTTTCCATCTTCCAAATATGATCTGCGTGAAGCTGCTTGATGAGGAAGGAAGCTCCTCTGAGGATAGGAGCTTTGAAGCTGTTACTCCTGAACATGAATCTACTGGTGCTGAGCAAGGGGAGGCTTCTCAATTGGACGGGGCGAAGCATCGACTTGTCTTTGAAGAAGTGAATGGTGATCTTGAGATGGAAGATGTAGCCCCATCATCTGAAGCGGAAGCTAGCTCTGCACGCCGACCAGATCTAACTGTTGCGAGGCATACAATTACTAATCAGAACGTTGATTCTGTCCCTCCGCTACCTGATGACAAACCTCCAACTCCTCCCCCATTGCCATCATCTCCACCACCTCTACCACGTCCTAATTGTCCTGTCATTCAAGGTTCACAGGTTCAAGGAGCATTGAGTGCGGCACCTGATCGAGTCAAGCCAGATACTTTAAGA AATGTTCAAGATCAGCACTCTCATCCTATTGCAAATAATCGAGGCAACATGGATCCTTGTGTGGTTCCATTCCAGCCTCCTCCACCCTATACTTCTGGATGTGCAGGGCATCCAAATCAGATGCATCCGCCGCCACCGCTgcctccaccaccgcctccaccACCTGTCGCACCTTTCCATCCTCCTGGGCCCCATGGAAATTTTTCTGGGCCCCCAGTACCGCACCATGGAAATAACTATCaccatccaccaccaccaccaccaccaccaccacctccgaaTAATGCATACCATTTGCAGCCACCACCACCGCATCCACCAGGTCCGAATCAATTCCCGTATATGCCACCTGAACACCAACAAAGAACACAACAACCTTGGAATTGTAATCCTCCCTATCCTGAGGGATATCAGTACAATGGACATGACAGAGGACACCCTCCATACGATAGGAGACATCACTTTGATGATAGATGGCATCACTTTGACGATAGAGGGCGACGCTTTGATGACGGAGGGCATCATTTTGATGCCGGAGGACATCACTTTGACGATGGAGCATATCACTATGATGATAGAGGGCATCACTTCAATGACAGAGGACAAATGCACCATGAATCTATGGATAGAGGAAGGTTTCCTCCACATTTTGGACCAG ACCCTCCGTATCCTGACAATTTTGAAGCTTCATCCTCCCACCATGGGCGACCATCAGACGGTCCACCTGGTCCATGCGCCGACTGGTCGATGCCGCCTAGGAGATCCAAGTATCCTCCTGGCACCAGACATTCAATGGAACCTCCGATGTCCCATGACGGAG GTTGGAGGAGGCACGGAAGACACAATAATGATAGATTCCATAGATGA